One window from the genome of Macrobrachium rosenbergii isolate ZJJX-2024 chromosome 2, ASM4041242v1, whole genome shotgun sequence encodes:
- the LOC136844992 gene encoding calmodulin-like: protein MPRRLTPQEESEARECFAIYGKDGMIPTSALGSALRSLGVNPTNAEIKALADELGNPQSIDFSTFLRLLTKDFTPADSAEEIQEAFGVFDKDGNGSISATELKHVLMTMGEKLTEEEVEIMIHEADIDGEGQIYYQQFIDIMTKK, encoded by the exons ATGCCACGAAGATTAACTCCTCAAGAAGAGTCCGAAGCGAGGGAATGTTTTGCCATCTACGGGAAGGATGGCATGATACCCACCTCGGCCCTCGGCAGTGCCCTCAGATCCTTGGGTGTCAATCCTACGAATGCGGAGATCAAGGCTCTTGCTGACGAACTCGGAAATCCTCAGAGTATTGACTTCAGTACGTTTTTG AGACTCCTGACGAAGGATTTCACGCCAGCCGATTCCGCCGAGGAAATCCAAGAGGCGTTCGGGGTCTTCGACAAAGACGGCAACGGGTCCATATCGGCCACGGAGCTGAAACACGTCCTCATGACCATGGGCGAGAAGCTCACTGAGGAAGAGGTGGAGATTATGATCCACGAAGCCGACATAGACGGAGAAGGGCAGATCTATTACCAGCAATTTATTGACatcatgacaaaaaaatga